From the genome of Muricauda sp. SCSIO 64092, one region includes:
- a CDS encoding type IX secretion system membrane protein PorP/SprF gives MRKYSPILVILFFLVFGTTKAQEEAPFIAYDVPSQNLLKFNRFLLNPTFSTVREDKSYINLFHRNQSVSFDDNFQTYFLSYSGRIGDRSGVGLSLYTQREGLIDNFGLLANYAYGVKLSDKSNFTFGANFSYYNSGFNEGRANPVDDDPLLDSLDDSALITFQPGFNISYGNFDFGVLADNLFDYNLKTSESITTFDQKTFTGHLQYTHQFKKASGILESGRLMPLARVRNVEGEDISLSGSLILDLPKLGWLQAGYDDIYGAAAGIGFNLNKRLSLGYTVEKGLSNNFENFGVNHEISLAYSFVPNLTEDRVLLEKGNEDLVSNGEEEVPMEELSLTEKDLKIAELEQKLAENDAILDELMLRQDSIERNRRSDLERRFNTVMKMVRRETKGDRPELEEKAKQLYFQNAESDELVQTRSQAPLSNHGLTNTTASKRIINLKDGNNNASGTANANETEAIAQNTTGLDKQFKSISTAKRMSNVKNLNKPTEVKVDKVALANTKKDKTSAPKTTVRKSRFKNFSIPNVESGHYLIANVYKGTKYMNIFMKELEAKGIEADYFTNPRNGLNYVYLKNFDNKSEAIAAHKSNMNGQYHEDTWVMRVQGTMDNSGLAENTSRYDNNVLQKNVVNNGMGRPGKSSLKTVRMNGVGSGFYIIANVFANPNNATRFVKELNNKGLNASYFINPENKYRYVYLKKHEDWTAALTNYYSKLNNAYNDPIWIMRVKPNQTG, from the coding sequence ATGCGAAAGTATAGCCCCATACTCGTTATCTTATTTTTTCTTGTCTTTGGGACGACCAAGGCGCAGGAGGAAGCCCCTTTTATAGCTTACGACGTGCCCTCACAGAACTTGTTGAAATTTAATAGGTTCCTATTGAACCCCACCTTTTCCACTGTTCGGGAGGACAAATCGTACATCAATCTATTTCACAGAAACCAATCGGTTTCTTTTGATGACAATTTTCAAACCTATTTTTTGAGCTATAGTGGTAGGATAGGGGATAGAAGTGGAGTAGGGCTCAGCCTTTACACGCAGCGCGAAGGCTTGATCGATAACTTTGGGTTGTTGGCCAACTATGCCTACGGGGTTAAATTGAGCGATAAAAGTAACTTTACCTTTGGGGCCAATTTTTCCTATTACAACAGTGGTTTCAATGAAGGAAGGGCCAATCCGGTGGATGACGATCCCTTATTGGACAGTTTGGACGATAGCGCACTCATTACGTTTCAGCCTGGTTTCAACATCAGTTATGGCAATTTCGATTTTGGGGTGCTGGCGGACAATCTGTTTGACTACAACCTAAAAACCAGTGAGTCCATTACTACGTTCGATCAAAAAACGTTTACCGGACATTTACAATATACCCATCAGTTTAAAAAGGCCTCCGGGATTCTGGAAAGCGGTAGGTTAATGCCCTTGGCCCGGGTACGAAATGTAGAGGGCGAGGACATTTCCCTAAGTGGAAGCCTTATTCTGGACCTCCCCAAACTAGGGTGGTTGCAGGCGGGTTATGACGACATTTACGGTGCCGCAGCAGGAATTGGTTTTAACCTGAACAAACGCCTTTCCTTGGGGTACACCGTTGAAAAGGGGTTGTCCAACAATTTTGAAAATTTTGGTGTAAATCACGAGATATCATTGGCCTATTCTTTTGTGCCCAACCTTACCGAGGACAGGGTGCTTCTTGAAAAGGGCAATGAAGACTTAGTGAGCAATGGGGAGGAAGAAGTTCCCATGGAAGAATTGAGCCTTACCGAAAAAGACTTAAAAATTGCGGAATTGGAGCAAAAGCTTGCTGAAAACGATGCCATTTTGGATGAGCTGATGCTGCGTCAGGACTCCATAGAAAGGAACCGTAGATCGGATTTGGAAAGAAGGTTCAATACCGTCATGAAAATGGTGCGCAGGGAAACCAAAGGAGATCGTCCCGAGTTGGAAGAGAAGGCAAAACAGCTGTACTTCCAGAATGCGGAAAGTGATGAACTTGTACAGACTCGTTCCCAAGCCCCGCTTTCCAACCACGGTTTGACCAATACCACCGCTTCCAAGCGAATCATTAATCTAAAAGACGGAAATAACAATGCCAGCGGAACGGCCAATGCGAATGAAACGGAGGCTATTGCCCAAAACACAACCGGCCTGGACAAACAGTTCAAAAGTATTTCCACCGCCAAGCGAATGAGCAACGTTAAAAACCTGAACAAACCTACCGAGGTAAAGGTTGACAAAGTGGCGTTGGCAAACACCAAAAAGGACAAGACCAGTGCCCCAAAGACCACGGTTAGGAAGTCAAGGTTTAAAAACTTCAGCATTCCAAATGTGGAGTCCGGGCATTACTTAATAGCCAACGTGTACAAAGGCACAAAGTACATGAATATTTTTATGAAGGAACTTGAGGCCAAAGGTATTGAAGCCGATTATTTTACAAATCCAAGAAACGGCCTTAACTACGTCTACCTCAAAAACTTTGACAATAAATCCGAAGCCATTGCAGCCCACAAGTCCAATATGAATGGACAATACCATGAGGATACTTGGGTAATGCGGGTACAAGGCACTATGGATAACTCCGGATTGGCAGAAAATACCAGTAGGTATGATAATAATGTGCTTCAAAAGAATGTCGTCAATAATGGCATGGGGCGTCCTGGAAAATCCTCACTAAAAACAGTTAGGATGAATGGTGTTGGCTCTGGCTTTTATATCATCGCCAACGTGTTTGCCAATCCCAATAATGCCACTCGTTTTGTAAAAGAACTCAATAACAAAGGGCTCAACGCCAGTTATTTTATTAATCCAGAAAACAAATACCGCTACGTCTATTTAAAGAAACATGAAGACTGGACCGCGGCATTAACCAACTACTACTCCAAACTAAATAATGCTTACAATGATCCTATATGGATAATGCGTGTAAAACCAAACCAAACCGGCTAA